Below is a window of Malus domestica chromosome 13, GDT2T_hap1 DNA.
GTTGTTAAGACTtatatctgctttgagtatttgtgcccttacactttggtgtcgatccggcgtgagtttactctgacgaataccatcactgtgaccgaatccgacgacgacaatttgtgaacttcgtaagaatagtagccttgtcttcaggttcgagaacccaagaggccgagacgtgttccttcctcggtcgcaattgCAAGACGAAGTCAGCCGCACACCCAATGCAACGTCAACACATTTACTCATTGGCCAAGCTCGGccgtcgagttggcacgccttGCATTCtgccgaaggacgtagttagctcatagattactcggtcTACGTGCCATGTAGACTTtgtagtttttaggatcaacaccctcataaaacaaaaatgataCAAAGAAAAGAGTGGGCAACATGAAACCTAAACCCTCCAAAATCAAACCTAAAGATCTAAACTTGCCAAACCTAATTCCTATAGCCTTGATTCTTAAACCTTGGATTAGAGTAAACAGCATTACTCTCCAATTTTCTTATATTGTTCAAAACTAAATCCAAGTATCTAGATTCAGCCCAAGTTATTGTGAACCAATTGCTTAActagtagtaatgttattcgtGTTCACAAGTCCTCATTCCTTAAAATATTCGACAAGTCAATAATTGGTACGTTGAAAGTAGATCAATTTGTAGATGTGAAATTTAGGTCCAGCTCTCGTAATAAAAAGAATACTCCAAcatgtttccaaaaaaaaaaaaaagagaatacTGCAACTACCATAAAGacattttcaaaatttgttAGCGTATTAtactttaaaaatataatagcaATTGACAAACATTTCACGATCACATATAGTAATCTTTGTACAAGCTAGCAATATCCCATTGAGTTCTGTTTGACTTTCGAAGGGTTTTCCACCCCTTAAACTCTCTATAAAAACTGTGTTGGCAATTGTCCGTATCCATAAGATCCCTCGTCTATTTTGTCACCGAACACTTCAATATATAGTTTCACACTGCTTAGCTAGCTAGCTTGCAACACCAATCCACCATGACTAAATTGGAAGTGGAGGTTGTCTCAACAGAGACCATCAAACCCTCATCTCCAACCCCAGACCACCTCCGCCGCCATAACCTCTCCTTTCTCGACCAAATCCAACCCCCAATATTCATGCCCATGGTCCTTTTCTTCCCTAAGGATCCTCACACCACCGAAGACCCCACGGAACGCTGCATGAAAATCAAAACCGCCTTATCGGAAACCTTGACCAAGTTCTACCCGTTAGCCGGGCGAGTCAGAGGCACCCAGTACGTCGATTGCAACGACGAGGGTGCCTACTacgtggaagccaaagccaactCCAACATCATCGacatcatccaaaaccctaaccctagcgaCTTCAACAAGTTCATACCGTGTGCGCTCGACGCTGCTAGCGAACTCCCCATATGCCTACAAGTTACGTTCTTTGCATGCGGAGGCATGAGCATCGGTATGGGCATGTCGCACAAGGTCGGAGACGCCCTGTCATATTTCACGTTCCTCAACAGTCTCGCCGCCACTACTCGCGGGGAGCCCGACTACGTACACGCCCCCGAGTTCGTTTCCGACAAGTACTTCCCCCAACAGGACTTGTCCGGGTCCTACCAACATAGGAGCGGGATCATCAAGCACAACATTTCCACTAAGCGCTTTGTGTTCGACGCTCCAGCGGTTTCCGCTCTCCGAGCCCAATCTACAGACGTCGAAAACGAACAAGCGAGGCGGCCTACACGTGTGGAGGCCTTATCGTCTTTCATATGGAGACGATACATCGCGGCCTGCACCAGCCAACAACAAAACAACAGCGCTGACGATGTCCCAGCAATGTATACCGTGTCTCATGCGGTAAACCTGCGCACGAGAATGGACCCACCGCTTCCGGAGTATACATTCGGGAATGTGA
It encodes the following:
- the LOC103423814 gene encoding stemmadenine O-acetyltransferase-like, whose protein sequence is MTKLEVEVVSTETIKPSSPTPDHLRRHNLSFLDQIQPPIFMPMVLFFPKDPHTTEDPTERCMKIKTALSETLTKFYPLAGRVRGTQYVDCNDEGAYYVEAKANSNIIDIIQNPNPSDFNKFIPCALDAASELPICLQVTFFACGGMSIGMGMSHKVGDALSYFTFLNSLAATTRGEPDYVHAPEFVSDKYFPQQDLSGSYQHRSGIIKHNISTKRFVFDAPAVSALRAQSTDVENEQARRPTRVEALSSFIWRRYIAACTSQQQNNSADDVPAMYTVSHAVNLRTRMDPPLPEYTFGNVTRTTISVPPIQLEPKEGSSSDPSLYSVVSHVREALKQVDREYIKKLQEGEGFLSFLKERSSQVKRGEVVSFSFTSLCRFPIYDADFGWGKPVYAGSASFTFKNLVSLFDTTSGDGVEAWINLKEEDMEKFEADEEVLKYVSPNLSSKNSG